From the Lolium rigidum isolate FL_2022 chromosome 2, APGP_CSIRO_Lrig_0.1, whole genome shotgun sequence genome, one window contains:
- the LOC124691943 gene encoding histone H4-like, translated as MSGRGKGGKGPGKGGAKRHRKVLRDNIQGITKPAIRRLARRGGVKRISGLIYEETRGVLKIFLENVIRDAVTYTEHARRKTVTAMDVVYALKRQGRTLYGFGG; from the coding sequence ATGTCAGGCCGTGGAAAGGGAGGCAAGGGTCCTGGCAAGGGCGGCGCCAAGCGCCACAGGAAGGTGCTCCGCGACAATATCCAGGGCATCACCAAGCCGGCCATCCGGCGCCTGGCTCGCCGTGGCGGCGTGAAGCGCATCTCCGGCCTCATCTACGAGGAGACCCGCGGCGTGCTCAAGATcttcctcgagaacgtcatccgcgacgCCGTCACCTACACCGAGCACGCCCGCCGCAAGACCGTCACCGCCATGGACGTCGTCTACGCGCTCAAGCGCCAGGGACGCACCCTCTACGGCTTTGGAGGCTGA